The Mobula birostris isolate sMobBir1 chromosome 6, sMobBir1.hap1, whole genome shotgun sequence genome has a window encoding:
- the LOC140199252 gene encoding tubulin alpha chain isoform X1 gives MRECISIHVGQAGVQMGNACWELYCLEHGIQPDGQMISDKGVGGGDDSYTTFFSQTGAGKHVPRAVMVDLEPTVIDEVRTGTYRQLFHPEQLISGKEDAANNYARGHYTIGKELIDSVLDRIRKLADQCTGLQGFLVFHSFGGGTGSGFTSLLMERLSVDFGKKSKLEFSIYPAPQVSTAVVEPYNSILTTHTTLEHSDCAFMVDNEAIYDICRRNLDIERPTYTNLNRLISQIVSSITASLRFDGALNVDLTEFQTNLVPYPRIHFPLATYAPVISAEKAYHEQLSVAEITNACFEPANQMVKCDPRHGKYMACCLLYRGDVVPKDVNVAIGAIKTKRSIQFVDWCPTGFKVGINYQPPTVVPGGDLAKVQRAVCMLSNTTAIAEAWARLDHKFDLMYAKRAFVHWYVGEGMEEGEFSEAREDMAALEKDYEEVGIDSFEGDEEGEEEY, from the exons CGTGAATGTATCTCCATCCATGTTGGCCAGGCTGGTGTCCAGATGGGCAATGCCTGCTGGGAGCTGTACTGCTTGGAGCATGGCATCCAGCCAGATGGACAGATGATAAGTGACAAGGGCGTCGGAGGAGGGGATGACTCCTACACTACGTTCTTCAGCCAGACTGGAGCTGGTAAACACGTTCCCAGGGCAGTGATGGTGGATCTAGAACCTACTGTGATAG ATGAGGTCCGCACCGGTACTTATCGGCAGCTTTTCCACCCTGAGCAACTCATCTCTGGCAAGGAAGATGCTGCCAACAATTATGCTCGTGGACACTACACCATTGGCAAGGAGTTGATTGACTCTGTCTTGGACAGAATCCGTAAACTG GCTGACCAGTGCACAGGACTCCAGGGATTCCTCGTTTTCCACAGCTTTGGCGGAGGCACTGGTTCTGGTTTCACTTCTCTGCTGATGGAACGTCTCTCTGTGGACTTTGGCAAGAAGTCCAAGCTGGAGTTCTCCATCTACCCAGCTCCGCAAGTCTCTACTGCCGTGGTTGAACCCTACAACTCTATCCTGACCACCCACACCACCCTAGAGCATTCAGACTGCGCCTTCATGGTAGATAATGAGGCCATCTATGACATCTGCCGGAGAAACCTGGACATAGAGCGCCCAACCTACACCAATCTGAATCGCCTCATTAGTCAGATTGTGTCGTCTATCACAGCCTCTCTTCGCTTTGATGGTGCCTTGAATGTTGATCTGACAGAGTTCCAGACCAATTTAGTCCCATACCCACGTATCCACTTCCCTCTGGCCACCTATGCCCCTGTGATCTCAGCTGAGAAGGCTTACCATGAACAACTGTCTGTGGCTGAGATCACCAATGCCTGTTTTGAGCCAGCGAACCAGATGGTGAAGTGTGATCCTCGCCATGGCAAGTACATGGCTTGTTGTCTGCTTTACCGGGGTGACGTGGTGCCAAAAGATGTCAATGTTGCCATTGGTGCTATCAAAACCAAACGCAGCATCCAGTTTGTTGACTGGTGCCCCACTGGCTTCAAGGTTGGCATCAACTACCAGCCTCCCACTGTGGTGCCTGGTGGCGACCTGGCCAAGGTGCAGCGTGCAGTCTGTATGCTGAGCAACACCACTGCCATTGCCGAAGCCTGGGCTCGCCTTGACCACAAGTTTGACCTGATGTATGCCAAGCGCGCCTTTGTGCATTGgtatgtgggggaggggatggaggaagGGGAGTTCTCCGAGGCCCGGGAAGACATGGCAGCCTTGGAGAAGGATTATGAAGAGGTTGGCATTGACTCATTTGAGGGTGAtgaagagggggaggaagagtATTAA
- the LOC140199252 gene encoding tubulin alpha chain isoform X2 produces MGNACWELYCLEHGIQPDGQMISDKGVGGGDDSYTTFFSQTGAGKHVPRAVMVDLEPTVIDEVRTGTYRQLFHPEQLISGKEDAANNYARGHYTIGKELIDSVLDRIRKLADQCTGLQGFLVFHSFGGGTGSGFTSLLMERLSVDFGKKSKLEFSIYPAPQVSTAVVEPYNSILTTHTTLEHSDCAFMVDNEAIYDICRRNLDIERPTYTNLNRLISQIVSSITASLRFDGALNVDLTEFQTNLVPYPRIHFPLATYAPVISAEKAYHEQLSVAEITNACFEPANQMVKCDPRHGKYMACCLLYRGDVVPKDVNVAIGAIKTKRSIQFVDWCPTGFKVGINYQPPTVVPGGDLAKVQRAVCMLSNTTAIAEAWARLDHKFDLMYAKRAFVHWYVGEGMEEGEFSEAREDMAALEKDYEEVGIDSFEGDEEGEEEY; encoded by the exons ATGGGCAATGCCTGCTGGGAGCTGTACTGCTTGGAGCATGGCATCCAGCCAGATGGACAGATGATAAGTGACAAGGGCGTCGGAGGAGGGGATGACTCCTACACTACGTTCTTCAGCCAGACTGGAGCTGGTAAACACGTTCCCAGGGCAGTGATGGTGGATCTAGAACCTACTGTGATAG ATGAGGTCCGCACCGGTACTTATCGGCAGCTTTTCCACCCTGAGCAACTCATCTCTGGCAAGGAAGATGCTGCCAACAATTATGCTCGTGGACACTACACCATTGGCAAGGAGTTGATTGACTCTGTCTTGGACAGAATCCGTAAACTG GCTGACCAGTGCACAGGACTCCAGGGATTCCTCGTTTTCCACAGCTTTGGCGGAGGCACTGGTTCTGGTTTCACTTCTCTGCTGATGGAACGTCTCTCTGTGGACTTTGGCAAGAAGTCCAAGCTGGAGTTCTCCATCTACCCAGCTCCGCAAGTCTCTACTGCCGTGGTTGAACCCTACAACTCTATCCTGACCACCCACACCACCCTAGAGCATTCAGACTGCGCCTTCATGGTAGATAATGAGGCCATCTATGACATCTGCCGGAGAAACCTGGACATAGAGCGCCCAACCTACACCAATCTGAATCGCCTCATTAGTCAGATTGTGTCGTCTATCACAGCCTCTCTTCGCTTTGATGGTGCCTTGAATGTTGATCTGACAGAGTTCCAGACCAATTTAGTCCCATACCCACGTATCCACTTCCCTCTGGCCACCTATGCCCCTGTGATCTCAGCTGAGAAGGCTTACCATGAACAACTGTCTGTGGCTGAGATCACCAATGCCTGTTTTGAGCCAGCGAACCAGATGGTGAAGTGTGATCCTCGCCATGGCAAGTACATGGCTTGTTGTCTGCTTTACCGGGGTGACGTGGTGCCAAAAGATGTCAATGTTGCCATTGGTGCTATCAAAACCAAACGCAGCATCCAGTTTGTTGACTGGTGCCCCACTGGCTTCAAGGTTGGCATCAACTACCAGCCTCCCACTGTGGTGCCTGGTGGCGACCTGGCCAAGGTGCAGCGTGCAGTCTGTATGCTGAGCAACACCACTGCCATTGCCGAAGCCTGGGCTCGCCTTGACCACAAGTTTGACCTGATGTATGCCAAGCGCGCCTTTGTGCATTGgtatgtgggggaggggatggaggaagGGGAGTTCTCCGAGGCCCGGGAAGACATGGCAGCCTTGGAGAAGGATTATGAAGAGGTTGGCATTGACTCATTTGAGGGTGAtgaagagggggaggaagagtATTAA